Within Drosophila biarmipes strain raj3 chromosome 4, RU_DBia_V1.1, whole genome shotgun sequence, the genomic segment GCAACTAATGCTCTTTTGATCGTCAACGCAGATCCGCCGACTTCACAACAACGGCCAACATCTGTGTCTACATCAGGATCGAGTAGTGGGTCAACTAGTAGCATCAGCACAACCCCAAATACCTCAAGTACAGTTTCGCCAGTTACAGGTACGACGGGTCCATCACCAAGTTCATCCCATGAAAGGGCCATGATGCTTGGAAATCGATTTAGTCACTTGGGAATGGGGTTGAGCCCTCCAGTAGTTAGCTCAAGTAGCTGTAACCCTGACACATTTTTTCAGCAACATCCCACACTTTGTAATAATGCTATAATTTCATTGCCATCGATTGGTAACAGTAGTTTACACCACTCTTCAATGCCAAACATTTCCCGAAACCCTATTGGTGCTAACCCAAGGGATATTAATAATCCGTTGAGCATTAATCAGTTAACTAAAAGACGTGAATATCAAAATGTTGAATTAATGAAAGATAGTAGCTCACAGACGATTGTCGCTCATGCAGCTACTTCTATTATTCATCATGTGGCGGCACATGGCTATCGCGCGAACCACTCTCTTCTAAATAGCACTTTTAGCCAACATTTCCATCAACAATTAACTAACCATATTGAAACAGCTAAAATGATTGAGCCGACAATGTTGTCGGTGAGTACTCATGCTGTAAATAGCACTGAGTGCCATAAAGGATCAGATCCACAAGCAAATGCATCTGTAAAGACTACAAGCGCTGGCGCTTCCGAAACTGGCGTCATTAGCGTTTCATAACAGATCTAACTGTATTTTTACACTTCATTATTTATAAGTGTGCGAAAAATAATTCCAATAAATAACCGTGCAATAATTATCTTGACATACATTCGCCATCTTATGAAACCAGAGGCCATTTATAAATAGTGCCAAGATTAACATCGcaatatttcttcttttttatttcgacTTTATAATAAGTTCACAAAGTTTTAGGATTTATTCACAAAAACCGATAACATCAACTTAAATAGAGGCcaactataaatatttcttaaaataaacctGAGACAAATCCCAATTTAAGAATGCCAAATAGATCAGTAAATAAACAGACAATATAAATTAACTCTATCAATCCACTACTTACGATAAatgactttaattttttttatgtttaattaatgaatttaaacaatattatggaGACATTGCGGTCTAAATACTTACAcacaataattaatttttattttttagaataaaCTAAATTTTTCTTGAAGATGCCGGTGTCCTAAACATATATGGTCACAAATAAATAGTTAATGCAGCCATTTTCCTATATTTACTGGCTTTTTGTCGTATTCAAATTAAGATCTTTTAATCTTCTTGTTCTGGCTTATGCTTTTATAAGAGTCAATATTTAGTTTCTCAACTCTCTCTTTAAAATGAGATTAAAGTAATGCATGCATATTGTAACgcttacaaaatttaaaactaggATTTTCTTATGTTGTCATTACCTGTAGCTTTCCTAAATTTGGTTAGACCTACAGTTATCACACAACTTTTTATGTTAATTAAGGTTAGAAAGTCACTTCCATTTGAGGTAATACTGCTTGTGTCTCTATCTGAAGGTTTGTTTTGAAGATGGTGAACATATACCGTACATTTGATAGCCGacacactcgactatagcgatCCTTACTTTAAGCAATGATTGCGGTAAGCTTTACAAATTGGTAATGCTCGCACTTACGCAAAATTCAAGGTTCAGattaaaattgctttaatAAGATGGTTGACATTTCTGTAAGCATTTAAAGAGCCCTTTTATAATGGGACATAACTTTTTTAACACGAATCCAAAcgataatatttatttggaatAATACTTTTCTTAAACAATTGTTTAATTTCAGCAATAAACTCATAGTTAAAGTCATATATATCACattatgaatattttaattaataacatCCATTCGAGATTCCTGACAGTCTTTTTATATGCTGACATTAAAGAGATATTACTTCCATACCAAGTACTTCACATGCACTggcgaaattaaaattttttatttgaagttatttttaattcacttctaaaaacaaaagaaatgaTAATATAAGCGCCGGTTATTcacatatttataaacatttttgatttacaagAGGTATATTTCGGTAACCAATACGATTTTTCTGAACTTTTTCTgctaattttttaacaaaatatcaTCTGCAAGAAAGAACATTTAATTCatgttttttcaaaattgattaagaatacatttcaaatgagatgtgaaataatatttatatatacaatataaaaacaaacaaaatgtaaataggTAACATTTTCATATAGAAGTACTGATAATGTTTACGAATTTATTGACCATAAGACCTGATAGCCATTATTccattaaaaattacatttctgataaaaaatacaattcttacattttaattttcacatttatatgTACTTTTATACTAGTCTGCATTCAGttattaaactttaaataaattgatttattgTGTAGAGATGCACGTTTTACGTAAATATTGGTTTTATCGTAAATGTTTGCTGaacatttatattatattaagcAAAAATGTTTGTTAGTGTGTTtgtaattcaaattttttcagttttcattttcttaaaattgtaatatacCTTTACGTTACGTTACGTTATGTACATCTGTACTTAATAAACATGTCATGATTCGTAGGTTTGCAATAATTCAAACAATTTATTATGGGAAACAGAAAGCACTATGACTAGAGcctaatgtaaatttaaaacaaacatCATATttcgtaaaaaatatatgaatgtTTGTTTGTAATAATGAATAAAGTATAATTCAATCGGTTAGGTTGGTAAAAAAATACTACATTCACgggtttaattttttgtatatctaatataatactatttaaatattttataaatatttttatgagaCCATTTAAAGTATAtgtgaaataaatatgtaGCTATTCAGTCGGACAATCGAAAAGCAGTAAAAAGTGACAACAATAATAAACACCATGAGATACATCAAATTAAAAGGATCGAATGTTAATGCGAGTttagtttcttttattttcgcatatttttaaattttactttacgGAACGCAAAAATAGAtattatgcaattttttttaaaggaaaacgTAAAAAGTTTTTTGCGTTATGACAtgtaacaattttaaatctaAAATTGTGTGAATTAGTAAGTCTTGGTTAAGACCCCACAATTCGTTTTATCAAATGGCATATTACATCACATGCAAACGCAGATGTCAACATGAGAAAAAGCGGGTACCAAAACATCGCAGCAACAGTGGGAtgtaaaaaccaaacaaaagcTTCGTAATTTCCTTTGAGTGGACTAATAATTCTTCTTCTAGGCTAGCCTTACGCAAGACGTTTCAATCGTGCTTTTCTCGGAACCACGATTCTTAGACCGGCAATAACAATAAGCCAAAAggttataacttttttttactgtTCTACGTTGTAACATAAAGGTTTTgatcaaagatttttttttgattcgTCGTTAAATGAACATTCTATTTAATTGTGTTAGTTCTTTCGCTctaaaagtatattttgaGACGCACTTACAGATTACATTTAGTAAGTATTTCTCTATCTGTTGTCTTCCCATAATGGTCTTAGCTggagatttttaaaaaattttgcatAAAAGCAATGTAACTCTTTAGAAAATtgcattaattaaaagtaCTATTATTGGTTTTCTTAACcgatatttgatttttattgctTTGAAAAATGAAGGAACTGGAAAAAAACCCAAGGCCCAATACATACACATTTcgtatcaaaataaaataggagaaaacgctatagtcgatgCCATCGACTATCAAACACCCGTTATTCAGCTAATGGTGCGATGGAGATATGCAGCGAAACGACTCATTACGTttattgtctttttttttatttgcttataacttGTTGTTAGTATACACTTTTACTCAACGAGTGATGGGTATAAAATTCTTTTACACTTCTGCAAGAATAtgcaattgttttttattatataaatgaatatgaatcagaacaattttaaaatttttcttttttggagATTTATTGAGGGCCCAATTCTACTTTTTACTTCCGAAAGATTTACGTTTGTTTTCTTTCCGAAAAGTCTTCACGAAATTTTTGATCCCTTTCTACCTCATTGcccctttttttaatttctaaattTGTTGTACTTTTTGGGacattttgaataaatggTACACTATAATAACAATGTTTTTTCTcttcattttttaaactttcttcTTTTGCTTGAAATATCACTCAGCCTTGTGTTGCCCATGCTGGACACGTTTGCAACAGGAATTTTAACGGCTCTTTTTATTTAGTAAAATAGAGAAGGTGGACCCTTATTCCTGTAAAAGTTCGATGGATAATCTGCAGAGACGTTAAACATAAAAGCTTTTGTCGTACACcaattttttcacttttaaaagTTATATGGTAAGATGGCGAACTGATAAATATATACTAAAACTCTGGGTAGatttacaaataatttgatttttctttAGGAAAGGTTGAAAATGTGCCATGATGGCATAACAATTTAACtttacacttaaaaaatgtttacctCAGTTCTGGACTTAAACTTATCTATTTATCTTAGTTGGTttccataaatatttgttctATCACTGCTTAATCACATGTAAGTTGAATAggttcttttgtttttgatcaaaacctttcttaaaaatattatttcacaTACATTGTCGGCACGATAGGAGAAATCGACTATAATTATCATATGAGATTTGACATGTTCAACACCTTACCCTACATTCCCCTATTATAGGGATAGAGTGACAATATCAATTTATCACAATAAAGGGCAAATTAAAACTCCAACAAAGTTAAGGTTTTGTTAAGAGACTGCCGCTTCAGAAGTGAAATACTTCATACCAAAATTGAGCTTGATGAAGAGCATTTCCCAACATacaataaagatattattatGTTAAAGAAAATGCTATAAATGTTATCGAATTCACTACCGAATAAtatcgaaatatttttaaattattatattcgTGGAAAATTAGTAGTTCATGAAACCAGGATATCAGGAACTAGGAGCTTTcaaccataaaaataaaagcgttGTTTTCGGTTTTAAACAAACACCTTTTGCAGGTACCTTCTACATACTTAAAATACCACTTCTACCCAAATTCAGTTTTATCAGAAAACCAAAACTCtttaattttggttttttaaacaattatttatttttgaggaAGATTCATCTATAATACTaggattacaaaaaaattaaaacgtattgttattattttataaatttatgtgTCGCCCttgaaaaaattatgttcTAGTAGGCGGGGTCTACATACTCTTTGTAAATTTCTGTGCCTATGTATTTACATCGAACTGAAATCGGTAcatatcttttaaaaatcaaattatttacttatgAATAAATACGCGgcattatttttgtatacccttgccaAGGTTATAATGATTATAATCAGAAGTTGGCAACGCATTGAAGGGGACGTATCCGACAAGTTGATATAACCAGGTCCGTCTGTCCattcgtttctacgcaaactagtttctcagtttttaagctatctggctgaaactttcccaaaattgTTCTTTCTTTTAcagatagtatataagtcggatccagcCGGATATAGTTACAGTTAGTTAGTCCGGTATagttatatcttatagctcccataggaataatcggaaaacaatttttttaaatatatttttggtgtgtttaaacatacaaccttctactcttgaatataacatttttttttaatttcgaatttaattttatcaaaatcggacgactatatttgTTAtaggaacattctttttaaaataatcattCTTACGGTTGATAGCATCCCTTGGCGCACTAAGTAGGCtcatatttcattaattagAAATACCCATGAAGCACAGCAAGAAGTTAAAAGGTTATACTAGACTCGTCAGGGAGAAGGAAGCGCTCCCGGCCATACATATATCAGGACGATTAACCAAGCCGTTCTAGACATGTTCGTCTATCCTTCTGTCTTTCCGGTCAAAGGAACGCTAAGATCCCGGATGCTAAAAAGCTAGAAAGTTGGAATAAGGTTGTTTATTTCAGCAGGGCACTCTCTGGCACTCTTACATAACGCTAAAATGTGCCTAGCGGCaaatttataaagattttgggaaaattctaaaattttttttttgattattaatgTTTATCTAATGTTTAATCGGACCAGtcttatataaatttgatgcaaaatatttgaattctTGGTTGTAGTCACTTTACTGCTCACATAACTCCATCTCCTTCGCAATCCCCTAAGCTAATTTAGATATTTGATAGTCAATGGCATCGAGTATAGTGATCTCTCCTGTTTTTTTCATTGAATCTTAAAGAACatgttttatttgtataatgTAAATTGTTctaaaaaaaggttaaaataAAGGAATATAGAAGGCCTagaaattcaataaaaatattgctgtgataaattaaatttcgatttataTAGGGCTCTAGTCACggttatacatatatataaatgtatagtATACATATCATACAATAATATTACATATTAGGGCTTGCTGATTTGAATGATCCCAAAAAAGTGATAAATTGGTAAAGGAACGGAATATATGGACAAATCTAATCAATATTGCCAAAGAAACTATGTCTTAAGAATGACTTGATCCTCCGCTTTTggcagataaaaataaaaacaaactatCTAGTAGTCTAGACTTCAAATCATTGGTACGGaccaaaaatgttatgtttctaagcattttttttttaaatctatgtGTCCAACAAGTTAGACCCTCCGcaattgcaaaataaaaattttgagttttgtttcgtttccgaaaaaaaatataatagtaGCCATATCAGATATTCAAGtaatgacattaaaaaaatttattcaaacagaacaataatttgaatttctccAATTTACCCaaaacccatttatttttccttgcaAATGCGGATGTTCAAACGTGGTTTATTGGAATTGCGCCCAATTTGTGTTCTGCCCTAAaagattaatttaattgatcgCGCTTATACCAGTGTTTCAAATTCAAGactactaaaatatttttatttaaacagtATTTTGTCTTGTCAATGCGGTTGGTTATATGAAGTTTTAAGGCTAGTATATGTGACTCTATTACTTAGAATTGTACATAGATAACTTCTCCCTTTGATTTGAAGATCTTAAAATCGACTAATccttatacatttatataaaaatatatacatataaatggATCATTACCTTTAAAACCGGCCTACTAAAACCGAATTTTTGTGTCATGTTTTTCATATGGTAATCTTTGAAAACTTGTGAACCAATTTTAATGACGAACacttaaagttttattaagtcaaattttaaaatatttatagttttctAAGTAAAATGGGAAATTTAGTTTTAGAGGGTCTGTTTTCTAAAGATTGATACATTtacctatatatttttaaagaacttaATTGCAAACAAGTATAAAGAATCTGTGTTACAATAGTTTTGTGGTCTTGGGTATATAAACAAACtaatgtattatttatgtaATCAGATGAATGTATATAGCCATTGCTTCTTTGAAAGACTGCTTATCACATATTACATATGTTTGATCCGATCATTtatcaataaacaaataattaaattaagctttatttcattaaaaagatTATGAACAACTCGTTACTTCaatatatacaaatgtatAACTAAATATAAGATAGTagtttttaacttatttttaatcGCTAAACAATATCAAATGCTTccattttctatatttttaaatttttgcaatatttaCTGTTCTATTTATTGAAgaacatttaaagtttattatttatgtttatctTTTAATTTGCATGTCTATAAAAAGTGCAGTAAAAAACTAGTACGTTCTAATTAATGGAAGATTTTGTagattttttattcatttgttaaaagtatattttaataagaaacCTTATGAATTAATACAAGTTGGTATCAGAAAGATCCAGTCCATATACGTTATTGGTGTTAACAATCAAAAAGAGGACCGACAACGAATATAATAGCtatttgtatatacatataatatatatattacattttatttacttattggtTTGCTTCGAGGGAAATATGTTGAATAAATGAACTCTGATATCATGAATTTAACTTTCACTTTATTCATTATAATTGTTTGGTCGACTGATAGGTTTTTAGCCTAAGCTTAACTTTAGATAATGGCAAAGGCTAAcaatgtatatttataataaatgttatcCTATACCTAAGCGGatatatgaataaatgttAGCTTAAGTTACTAGAATAACATATTTACGTTAAAGTaaataatacttaaaatagattataaataatgtatGAAAATAGATTAattcatatacatatacaataataaaagaaataatgttgaaaatataaaacctttttttgaattcgaaatttcagatttttataaaagtgcGAACCTATGAATTTTTATTggtaaaaaaggaaaaagaggGCTTTTGTTTTCGCGGCCAACCTTACCTcatacaaaaagaaaacacaaagaaaaaattcagCCAATTTTATTATAGGGCTTTTCAGCGATAGCCATATAGGATAAAAACCCTTGGTAAAGTTGAAAACGACCATCTAGTATTAACTAATcacgttttttatttgtatttatgatAGACCTGAGTATTACAAAATCATACCTTAAAGCACGGATCCATGAATAATAATATCGGTACGAAAAGATTTAGTgacgtttttgtttttttgcagCCTAATTTGATAAGTACTTATTGTGAcgcaaaaaacaatttttagcAAAAATATTTCGTTTGAAACCCACATTTGAATAACCAAAGGTAAATTTGGTGGTCTGGAAAGTGCTATTAGAATATTTAGCTGAAACAAACACTCGATTATAATATGTGGTAGATGTTCACAAACTTATAATGCAAGAAACATCATCCATCTACAATAATATCTTAACGCTAGAGGTAAACCCTTTTTAATGTTTATCGCGTTAAGTACATAGCTCAGTAATTAGaacaaaatgattttaggtttaatttaaactataaataaaattttctaaatataaatttgaagtacaaacaaatataataaaaaatattattaaagtatTGCCATAATGTTAATTtacattaaaacaataataaagtTGAAATTATGGTTTCCTAAATTGAACCTGCTAGGCATCAGCGCATAGATGAATATCATATTCGGACAAAACATTTGGTAGGTGATTGAcagaaaaaatacaacaaaaccTTAACACATcaataaccaaaaaaaaggtataGAAGAGTAAAGGTCGTAAAAACagtaaaaacatttaactGATAGATTTGAAACTGCAAAGAAGGACTGAAACAATCCTAAAGAGAGAAATTTACTAATACATGTGTATTTTAGTGTTAGATTTTTGATTATCCAGCACCGGCTTATGAGAGGCACCGCAATTCAACATTTTTCGACAACAAGTCCGGACAATTGCCACCAttgccatattttttaatatttctttgaaaaaatttGATAAGACATTCTTTGAATGTCATACTTTAATGCACCATTTGttgaataaatacattttagctgTGACGTCAggaaaaaaatcacaaaaacatGGTATTTTTCGTATGGTTTGACCTTACCCCCTTGAATGATAGGTTGATATTCGACCGTCACAATGTAATAGTGCTAGAAGAAATGCATAGTTGGACCCGAACTTTCGATGACAATGCTTTGCTGTTAATCTTTTACCTTACCAAAGTCAACAGCAAGATTCTGCAGAATGCGGTATGGTTCGGTATTAAAACCGTATGCCCCACTTAGGTCAGAATGGGATCCTTCATATATTACATGTTTGTAAACATTGATTCCCCTTGGCTCATTCGTCCTTTCGAACCAAATAGTTCTTGGTACTACcaattgattttcttaacgGGTTGGTAATTCgtttagtttttgcaatacctttcaATTTATGTATcgatttattttcatttcttcgtgtatatataaatcaaaatgtattGCAAAGACTAAACGAATTACCAACCCGTTAGGAAAATCAATTGGTAGTACGAAGAACTATTTGGTTCGAAAGGACGAATGAGCTAAGGGGAAGAATCAATGTTTACAGAGATGTAATATATGAATACCAGTCAGAAATCTCGAACGGCCTGGTCAACAGAATTGTTGCGTTGACCGGGGACGGAAATTATCATGTTGTTCCGGTCAGACCGGATGCCACACGCCGTGGCATAATGTTCACTTCGAAAAGTCTGTGTAGCTTGTGGAGACTTCCAAAATTCGCCTTACTGCCCTGCCccccaaacaaaaaaagatttaaCTGCCAAGGTAAGCACACGGCAAACTACAGGAGCGATATACAAAGAGATGAATGACCGCATGCGAAAATCGACAGTAAAGCGTCATCAGAATACCCAACATGCGTACACTTACTCGCGTACGACGCCGAAAGTATTTTTCGACACGGTTGCAAGATACTCATTTGGTTAACTAAATACTCAGAAAGTCTTCTCATACGCCGATGCCCTTCGATCAGGGACGGGAAACCCACTCCAGTCTAATCCAGAAAACGCTCATTTGATCCAAGTACAGTCACGATCTGGAATCTATGATGGTCACCATGCAACAAAGTATGATGGAATTCATGTCATTCATGAAAACGACCATGCATGCTACTTGCAGCTAAGCAGTCCAAATAACAGATGGCAAATCCACGAATAACAATGTATAACGCCAATGGCGTTTCACGGCACAACCTTGAAGTAACACAGTTCCTGAATGATAATCATGTCGACATTATGCTACTGGTAGATAAGCACCTgacaaacaaatacaacttcCAAATAAGAGGCTACATTTTCTACCGCACTTGCAATCATAAAACCGAACAACAAATTTGACTATGT encodes:
- the LOC108024899 gene encoding protein pangolin, isoforms A/H/I/S isoform X14; protein product: MKKCRARFGLDQQNQWCKPCRRKKKCIRYMEALNENGPTEDGSGIDEHGSQLSDDDDDDYDDDKLGGSCGSADESNKIGDDDTESLNQSMPSPGCLSGLSSLQSPSTTMSLASPLNMNTNTATNALLIVNADPPTSQQRPTSVSTSGSSSGSTSSISTTPNTSSTVSPVTGTTGPSPSSSHERAMMLGNRFSHLGMGLSPPVVSSSSCNPDTFFQQHPTLCNNAIISLPSIGNSSLHHSSMPNISRNPIGANPRDINNPLSINQLTKRREYQNVELMKDSSSQTIVAHAATSIIHHVAAHGYRANHSLLNSTFSQHFHQQLTNHIETAKMIEPTMLSVSTHAVNSTECHKGSDPQANASVKTTSAGASETGVISVS